A single genomic interval of Salvia miltiorrhiza cultivar Shanhuang (shh) unplaced genomic scaffold, IMPLAD_Smil_shh original_scaffold_468, whole genome shotgun sequence harbors:
- the LOC131004894 gene encoding 1-aminocyclopropane-1-carboxylate oxidase 1-like has translation MEMEIPVIDFSKLKSEKRGQTMALLHEACQKWGFFMIENHDVDTELMEKVKALTKAHYEHNMKPGFLDSDAAKSLSANEYVPDMDWESTFFICHRPDNTINDIAALSQHLRQSMDKYIDQVIALAEKLSELMCENLGISRAHMMEAFAGSRGPSVGTKVAMYPECPHPELMRGLREHTDAGGIILLLQDDQVPGLEFLKGGEWVKIPPSKNNRIFVNIGDQVEIVSNGVYKSAVHRVMAMKEGNRISVATFYNPGGDAVISPAAELLLPRDIQFKDYLKLYTKTKFGDKAIRFQSLKTSMAATEN, from the exons atggagatggagataCCCGTCATCGATTTCAGTAAGCTCAAGAGCGAGAAGAGAGGCCAAACCATGGCGCTCCTGCACGAGGCCTGTCAGAAATGGGGATTTTTTATG ATCGAGAATCACGACGTCGATACGGAGCTGATGGAGAAGGTGAAGGCGCTGACCAAGGCTCACTACGAGCACAACATGAAGCCCGGCTTCCTCGACTCAGACGCCGCCAAGAGCCTCTCCGCCAACGAGTACGTTCCGGACATGGACTGGGAGAGCACCTTCTTCATCTGCCACCGCCCTGACAACACCATCAACGACATCGCCGCCCTCTCCCAACACCTCAG GCAGTCGATGGACAAGTACATCGACCAGGTGATCGCGCTGGCCGAGAAGTTGTCAGAGCTGATGTGTGAGAATCTCGGGATCAGCAGGGCCCACATGATGGAGGCGTTCGCCGGGAGCCGGGGCCCCTCTGTGGGGACCAAGGTGGCGATGTATCCCGAGTGCCCGCACCCGGAGCTCATGAGAGGCCTCAGAGAGCACACGGACGCGGGCGGGATCATACTTCTGCTCCAGGACGACCAGGTCCCGGGGCTGGAGTTCTTGAAAGGCGGGGAATGGGTGAAAATCCCGCCTTCCAAGAACAACCGGATATTCGTCAACATCGGGGACCAGGTGGAGATAGTGAGCAACGGGGTGTACAAGAGCGCGGTGCACAGAGTGATGGCCATGAAGGAGGGCAACCGCATCTCCGTCGCCACATTCTACAACCCCGGTGGAGACGCCGTCATTTCTCCGGCTGCCGAGCTCCTGCTTCCGAGGGATATTCAGTTCAAGGATTATCTCAAGCTCTACACCAAGACGAAATTCGGGGACAAAGCCATCCGCTTTCAGTCCCTTAAAACGTCTATGGCGGCGACTGAGAATTGA
- the LOC131004895 gene encoding uncharacterized protein LOC131004895 → MANGLGVIKLRHSLPHLAGVAVPFAALPPPPLSRRVAAYRAPRRAVLGLGFSFLSQFINMAAPTLGAKSFIASARQTGAVEKVLENVEWPEQFPFKEEDFQRFDESPDTLFYESPRFVTHIDDPAIAALTKYYSEVLPPSNTPGVAILDMCSSWVSHYPKGYKQPRIAGMGLNEEELKRNPVLTEYVVQDLNVDPKLPFEDNTFDAITNVVSVDYLSKPIEIFKEMARILKPGGLAVMSFSNRCFWTKAISIWTSTGDTDHVMIVGAYFHYAGGFEPPKAVDISPNPGRTDPMYVVYSRKLAA, encoded by the exons atggCAAATGGATTGGGCGTGATCAAACTGCGGCATAGTCTGCCGCATTTAGCTGGAGTTGCAGTTCCTTTTGCTGCTCTGCCTCCGCCTCCGCTTTCAAGGAGAGTTGCTGCATACAGAGCGCCTCGCAGGGCCGTTTTAGGCCTTGGATTCTCGTTTTTGTCACAATTCATCAACATGGCTGCTCCCACTCTTGGCGCCAAATCCTTCATCGCTTCTGCCAGGCAAACGGGTGCCGTTGAAAAG gTATTGGAGAATGTGGAATGGCCAGAGCAATTTCCCTTCAAGGAAGAGGACTTCCAGCGCTTTGATGA GTCACCAGACACATTGTTTTATGAATCTCCACGTTTTGTGACTCATATTGATGATCCAGCAATTGCTGCCCTGACTAAATATTACTCAGAGGTCTTGCCCCCAAGCAATACTCCTGGAGTTGCTATACTTGACATGTGTAGCAGCTGG GTCAGTCATTATCCTAAGGGATATAAGCAACCAAGGATAGCTGGAATGGGTTTAAATGAAGAAGAGCTAAAGCGCAATCCA GTTTTGACAGAGTATGTCGTGCAAGACTTAAATGTTGATCCTAAACTCCCATTTGAAGATAACACCTTCGACGCAATTACAAATGTG GTTAGTGTGGACTACCTATCAAAGCCTATCGAAATTTTCAAGGAGATGGCACGGATCCTCAAGCCAGGTGGACTTGCTGTAATGAG CTTCTCCAATCGCTGCTTCTGGACAAAGGCAATCTCAATTTGGACATCAACAGGAGATACAGATCATGTAATGATAGTTGGAGCCTATTTCCATTATGCTGGAGGGTTTGAGCCTCCTAAG GCTGTAGATATATCTCCAAACCCTGGTCGCACCGATCCTATGTATGTTGTGTACTCAAGAAAATTAGCAGCCTGA
- the LOC131004896 gene encoding tetraspanin-2-like, translating to MAMSNNITALLNFIALMCSIPIISAGIWLASKPDNECIRWLRWPLVFLGIAFLLVALTGFVGAYWKKEGLLGLYLVCMFMLIVLLLVLLVLAFVVTRHGGAYPVPGMAFREYRLAGFSSWLRDHITTDDNWGGIRACLAESQICPKLSRNYISAADFFAAHLSPIQSGCCKPPMICGYQYAGPTTWNGAANMAADVDCAMWSNDPSQLCYNCESCKAGLLGNLRHEWRKANVILIVTVVVLIWVYLIACSAYKNAQTEELFARYKQGWA from the exons ATGGCGATGAGCAATAACATAACGGCGCTGCTGAACTTCATCGCGCTGATGTGCTCGATCCCCATCATCTCGGCCGGCATATGGCTGGCCTCGAAGCCCGACAACGAGTGCATCCGGTGGCTCCGGTGGCCCCTGGTCTTCCTCGGCATAGCTTTCCTGTTGGTGGCCCTCACCGGCTTCGTGGGCGCCTACTGGAAGAAGGAGGGCCTCCTCGGCCTCTACCTCGTCTGCATGTTCATGCTCATCGTGCTCCTCCTCGTCCTCCTCGTCCTCGCCTTCGTCGTCACGCGCCACGGCGGCGCCTACCCCGTCCCCGGCATGGCCTTCCGCGAGTACCGCCTCGCCGGCTTCTCCTCCTGGCTCCGCGACCACATCACCACCGACGATAATTGGGGCGGCATTAGGGCCTGTTTGGCTGAGTCCCAAATCTGCCCCAAGCTCTCCCGCAACTATATCTCCGCCGCTGATTTCTTCGCCGCCCATCTCTCTCCTATCCag TCTGGATGCTGCAAGCCTCCGATGATATGCGGGTACCAGTACGCGGGCCCCACGACGTGGAATGGTGCAGCCAACATGGCAGCAGACGTGGACTGTGCCATGTGGAGCAATGACCCAAGCCAGCTCTGCTACAACTGCGAGTCGTGCAAGGCCGGGCTGCTGGGGAACCTGCGGCACGAGTGGAGGAAGGCCAACGTCATACTCATCGTCACAGTGGTGGTGCTGATCTGGGTGTATCTCATTGCTTGCAGCGCTTACAAGAATGCTCAAACGGAAGAGCTCTTCGCCAGATACAAGCAGGGATGGGCTTGA